Proteins from one Ranitomeya variabilis isolate aRanVar5 chromosome 1, aRanVar5.hap1, whole genome shotgun sequence genomic window:
- the LOC143773526 gene encoding uncharacterized protein LOC143773526 produces MFLLILLNIFEHVIAVDDVMTRWRSIRDQYRRERQQRARSGSSAPLKKRKYIYYDRLSFLDVSMNLRQTQSNLTERETGSESEALIDPVSVDEEVAGPSFQASASILEDPSASSSQQAAASEEDAAAPPPSAPHDAERPEEHAQSSSPPHPLVSSPQAAGPLRRARRRRELQATRNDVDAGVLNYLARAATDDGEEAFARSLARYLRPLPREVRLRVRGCMQILIDLSTAPNNPYEVFEYLERRQLSQTNLLRLQFPQQEQDQSGFAAPPPRMPPPQPLPPPNIQRPSVYQMAAYNPQSQYGNFSRPSDVGWSQPGFGQHGHFGLGYDASQYVRQHEAQRQLAYGHHPTGQYGQGQYSVPQASASSQDEVTLAQQRPPDQDPEQAPSPPPTYRDL; encoded by the exons ATGTTCCTACTGATCTTGCTCAATATTTTTGAACAtgtaattgcagtggatgatgtaatgacacgatggcgcagcatccgggaccaataccggcgtgaaagacagcagcgggcaagaagtgggtcaTCAGCCCCACTCAAGAAGCGGAAATATATCTACTATGACCGTCTTTCATTTTTGGATGTCAGTATGAATCTGAGGCA aacacagtctaacctcacagagagggagaccgggtcggaatcggaggctctgatcgatcctgtaagtgttgatgaagaggtggcaggcccatctttccaagcttcagcatccatccttgaggacccatcagcatcatcatcacagcaggcagcagcaagtgaggaagatgcagcagcaccaccaccctcagcaccacatgatgctgaaaggcctgaggaacatgcccagagcagcagccctccacacccactggtgtcatccccacaggcagctgggcctttacggagagcccgccgaaggagagagctgcaagcaacaagaaatgatgttgacgctggggtcctcaattatttggccagggcagcaacggatgatggagaggaggcctttgcccgcagccttgcccgttaccttagaccccttccccgtgaggtgaggctacgtgtgagagggtgtatgcaaatcctgattgatttaagcacagctccaaataacccctatgaggtgtttgaatatcttgagcgaaggcagctttcccaaaccaacctcttgcgccttcaattccctcaacaggagcaagatcaatcaggatttgcagcacctcctccacgtatgcctccacctcaacccctcccaccaccaaatatacaaaggccatcagtctaccaaatggcagcctacaacccccaatcccaatatggcaacttttccagacccagtgatgtaggctggtcccaacctgggtttggacaacatggccattttgggcttgggtatgatgcaagccaatatgtccgtcagcatgaggcacagagacaattggcttatggacaccacccaactggccaatatggacaaggccagtattctgtgccacaagccagtgcatcctcacaggatgaagtcacattggcccaacaaaggccccctgaccaggacccagagcaggcaccatctcccccgccaacttacagggatttgtaa